In a single window of the Platichthys flesus chromosome 5, fPlaFle2.1, whole genome shotgun sequence genome:
- the xpa gene encoding DNA repair protein complementing XP-A cells, translated as MDPPESEAVVAAAQDPELSPKPELSAAMRAKIERNRQRALMLRQSRLASRPLSAVEGASSAKVSKITDSGAGFFIEEEEDGEEEHKSRKVVHQPAPVIAPDYLVCDECQKPFMDSWLSNSFDLSVCDNCRDNEEKHKLISRTEAKAQYLLKDCDLDMREPPLRCILKKNPHNSTWGDMKLYLKVQVEKRAMVVWSSEKALEEAKETREENREVQKQKRFNKKVKELRRAVRSSMWTKDTSVHQHQYGPEEVVDPEEDLYKKTCTTCGHELSYEKM; from the exons ATGGACCCTCCAGAGTCAGAGGCGGTGGTCGCTGCTGCTCAGGACCCGGAGCTGAGTCCCAAGCCCGAGCTCTCTGCAGCGATGCGGGCGAAAATCGAGAGGAACCGGCAGCGAGCTCTGATGCTCCGCCAATCCCGACTAGCGAGCCGCCCTTTGTCCGCGGTGGAGGGCGCATCCTCGGCCAAAGTCTCCAAGATCACCGACTCCGGAGCCGGCTTCTTcatcgaggaggaggaggacggagaggaagaGCACAAGTCGAGGAAGGTGGTGCATCAGCCAG CTCCAGTGATTGCGCCAGACTACTTGGTTTGTGATGAATGTCAAAAACCCTTTATGGACTCCTGGCTCAGTAACAGCTTtgacctgtctgtgtgtgacaattgcag AGACAACGAGGAAAAGCACAAACTGATCTCCAGAACTGAGGCCAAGGCGCAGTACCTGCTGAAGGACTGTGACCTGGACATGCGGGAGCCTCCGCTCAGGTGTATACTGAAGAAGAACCCACACAACTCAACCTGGGGCGACATGAAGCTCTACCTCAaagtacag GTGGAGAAGAGAGCAATGGTGGTGTGGAGTTCGGAGAAGGCTCTAGAGGAGGCCAAGGAGACGAGAGAAGAGAACCGAGAGGTGCAGAAACAAAAGCGCTTCAAcaagaaggtcaaag agctGCGTCGGGCGGTGAGGAGCAGCATGTGGACCAAAGACACTAGCGTGCACCAACACCAGTACGGACCAGAGGAGGTGGTGGATCCGGAGGAGGACCTGTATAAGAAGACCTGCACCACCTGCGGACATGAACTCTCCTATGAGAAGAtgtag
- the slc24a2 gene encoding sodium/potassium/calcium exchanger 2-like isoform X2: MDFMLPMRSQDRKASSSSPLLGPRSNCRRKHYQSVKRKLRPGRIFGFVISLVVVCIVGSWSAFSLATMVAKELGPNGEGSAEDAVPHRTLLQYNNLSAAPDDTPVAMRSSEIEMNHGDYPTDYFTVEDRRQGFVVFHMFGMLYMFIALAIVCDEFFVPALTVITEKLQISDDVAGATFMAAGGSAPELFTSVIGVFVSHSNVGIGTIVGSAVFNILFVIGMCALFSKEVLNLTWWPLFRDVSFYIVGLLMLIYFFLDNQIVMGESISLLMCYSCYVTFMKFNRKVELFIKGCLGSNQVDELESAPKCGNQQQHKPETESEQEVAPVDDENKLMAKPRLQREGSCASLHNSLMRNSIFQLMIHTLDPLSDEGRFKEKASILHKMAKQKCKDDAINANGIGVLPQAQASRSAISDKNIPNSSNVAVEVTPPMNGVAGGDEGEEEDDEDQPLSLAWPETNRKRVTYLIILPIVLPLWLTLPDVRRESSERFFPVTFIGAISWIAFFSYLMVWWAHQVGETFWITEEIMGLTILAAGTSIPDLITSVIVARKGLGDMAVSSSVGSNIFDITVGLPFPWLIYNIINDFKPVQVSSNGLFCAIVLLFIMLLFVIISIASCKWRMSKMLGLFMFVLYFVFLIISVMLEDKIITCPVTV; encoded by the exons ATGGATTTCATGCTACCCATGAGAAGTCAAGACAGGAAGGcttcctccagctctcctctTCTGGGACCTCGCAGCAACTGCAGAAGGAAACATTACCAGAGCGTCAAGAGAAAGCTGCGGCCTGGACGGATCTTTGGCTTCGTCATCAGCCTGGTGGTGGTCTGCATAGTGGGTTCATGGAGTGCCTTTTCGCTGGCCACGATGGTGGCCAAAGAGCTGGGACCAAATGGCGAGGGCTCAGCAGAGGATGCAGTGCCCCACAGAACTCTTCTGCAATACAACAACCTCTCAGCAGCGCCAGACGACACACCGGTGGCCATGCGATCATCTGAGATAGAAATGAATCACGGAGACTACCCAACGGACTACTTCACCGTGGAGGACAGACGTCAGGGCTTTGTGGTGTTTCATATGTTTGGTATGCTCTACATGTTCATAGCCTTAGCCATCGTCTGCGATGAGTTTTTTGTACCTGCACTAACTGTTatcacagagaagctgcagatctctGATGATGTCGCAGGAGCCACCTTCATGGCTGCAGGCGGCTCAGCCCCAGAGCTCTTCACCTCTGTCATTGGAGTCTTTGTCTCCCACAGTAATGTAGGTATCGGCACCATCGTGGGCTCCGCTGTATTCAACATCCTGTTTGTGATCGGGATGTGCGCCCTGTTCTCCAAAGAGGTGTTGAACCTCACCTGGTGGCCTCTGTTCAGAGACGTCTCCTTCTATATCGTTGGCCTGCTCATGCTCATCTATTTCTTTCTGGATAATCAAATTGTGATGGGGGAAAGTATCAGCCTGCTGATGTGCTACTCCTGCTATGTGACATTCATGAAGTTCAATCGCAAAGTAGAACTGTTCATCAAGGGCTGCCTGGGCAGCAACCAGGTGGACGAGCTGGAGAGTGCACCCAAG TGTGGCaatcaacagcaacacaaaccgGAGACAGAGTCAGAACAG GAGGTTGCACCAGTAGACGATGAGAACAAACTGATG GCGAAGCCCCGGCTGCAGAGGGAGGGCAGCTGTGCTTCTCTACACAACTCACTAATGAGAAACAGCATCTTCCAGCTCATGATCCACACCCTGGACCCGCTGAGCGATGAAG GACGTTTCAAAGAGAAAGCGTCGATTCTTCACAAAATGGCGAAGCAGAAGTGTAAAGACGACGCTATCAATGCCAACGGTATAG GAGTCCTTCCCCAGGCACAAGCATCAAGGAGTGCAATTT CTGATAAAAACATCCCCAACAGTTCAAACGTCGCAGTGGAGGTGACGCCGCCCATGAACGGTGTCGCAGGAGGGGACGAG ggtgaggaagaggatgatgaagacCAGCCTCTGAGTCTGGCCTGGCCTGAAACCAACAGGAAAAGAGTCACTTACCTAATTATCCTGCCCATTGTCCTACCACTGTGGCTCACACTGCCCGACGTCAGGAGAGag AGCTCAGAGAGGTTCTTCCCCGTGACTTTCATCGGCGCCATTTCTTGGATTGCTTTCTTCTCCTACCTGATGGTGTGGTGGGCTCACCAG GTTGGAGAGACGTTCTGGATCACAGAGGAGATCATGGGTCTGACCATATTAGCAGCCGGCACTTCAATCCCCGACCTGATCACCAGTGTAATTGTGGCGAGAAAAGGCCTCGGGGACATGGCCGTGTCCAGCTCTGTGGGCTCCAACATCTTTGACATCACTGTGgg CCTGCCATTCCCCTGGCTCATCTACAACATCATCAACGACTTCAAGCCGGTACAGGTGAGCAGCAACGGCTTGTTCTGCGCCatcgtcctcctcttcatcatgcTCCTCTTCGTCATCATCTCCATCGCGTCTTGCAAGTGGAGAATGAGCAAGATGCTGGGCCTCTTCATGTTCGTGCTCTACTTCGTGTTCCTCATCATCAGTGTCATGCTGGAGGACAAGATCATCACCTGTCCTGTCACCGTCTGA
- the slc24a2 gene encoding sodium/potassium/calcium exchanger 2-like isoform X4: MDFMLPMRSQDRKASSSSPLLGPRSNCRRKHYQSVKRKLRPGRIFGFVISLVVVCIVGSWSAFSLATMVAKELGPNGEGSAEDAVPHRTLLQYNNLSAAPDDTPVAMRSSEIEMNHGDYPTDYFTVEDRRQGFVVFHMFGMLYMFIALAIVCDEFFVPALTVITEKLQISDDVAGATFMAAGGSAPELFTSVIGVFVSHSNVGIGTIVGSAVFNILFVIGMCALFSKEVLNLTWWPLFRDVSFYIVGLLMLIYFFLDNQIVMGESISLLMCYSCYVTFMKFNRKVELFIKGCLGSNQVDELESAPKCGNQQQHKPETESEQEVAPVDDENKLMAKPRLQREGSCASLHNSLMRNSIFQLMIHTLDPLSDEGRFKEKASILHKMAKQKCKDDAINANGIADKNIPNSSNVAVEVTPPMNGVAGGDEGEEEDDEDQPLSLAWPETNRKRVTYLIILPIVLPLWLTLPDVRRESSERFFPVTFIGAISWIAFFSYLMVWWAHQVGETFWITEEIMGLTILAAGTSIPDLITSVIVARKGLGDMAVSSSVGSNIFDITVGLPFPWLIYNIINDFKPVQVSSNGLFCAIVLLFIMLLFVIISIASCKWRMSKMLGLFMFVLYFVFLIISVMLEDKIITCPVTV; this comes from the exons ATGGATTTCATGCTACCCATGAGAAGTCAAGACAGGAAGGcttcctccagctctcctctTCTGGGACCTCGCAGCAACTGCAGAAGGAAACATTACCAGAGCGTCAAGAGAAAGCTGCGGCCTGGACGGATCTTTGGCTTCGTCATCAGCCTGGTGGTGGTCTGCATAGTGGGTTCATGGAGTGCCTTTTCGCTGGCCACGATGGTGGCCAAAGAGCTGGGACCAAATGGCGAGGGCTCAGCAGAGGATGCAGTGCCCCACAGAACTCTTCTGCAATACAACAACCTCTCAGCAGCGCCAGACGACACACCGGTGGCCATGCGATCATCTGAGATAGAAATGAATCACGGAGACTACCCAACGGACTACTTCACCGTGGAGGACAGACGTCAGGGCTTTGTGGTGTTTCATATGTTTGGTATGCTCTACATGTTCATAGCCTTAGCCATCGTCTGCGATGAGTTTTTTGTACCTGCACTAACTGTTatcacagagaagctgcagatctctGATGATGTCGCAGGAGCCACCTTCATGGCTGCAGGCGGCTCAGCCCCAGAGCTCTTCACCTCTGTCATTGGAGTCTTTGTCTCCCACAGTAATGTAGGTATCGGCACCATCGTGGGCTCCGCTGTATTCAACATCCTGTTTGTGATCGGGATGTGCGCCCTGTTCTCCAAAGAGGTGTTGAACCTCACCTGGTGGCCTCTGTTCAGAGACGTCTCCTTCTATATCGTTGGCCTGCTCATGCTCATCTATTTCTTTCTGGATAATCAAATTGTGATGGGGGAAAGTATCAGCCTGCTGATGTGCTACTCCTGCTATGTGACATTCATGAAGTTCAATCGCAAAGTAGAACTGTTCATCAAGGGCTGCCTGGGCAGCAACCAGGTGGACGAGCTGGAGAGTGCACCCAAG TGTGGCaatcaacagcaacacaaaccgGAGACAGAGTCAGAACAG GAGGTTGCACCAGTAGACGATGAGAACAAACTGATG GCGAAGCCCCGGCTGCAGAGGGAGGGCAGCTGTGCTTCTCTACACAACTCACTAATGAGAAACAGCATCTTCCAGCTCATGATCCACACCCTGGACCCGCTGAGCGATGAAG GACGTTTCAAAGAGAAAGCGTCGATTCTTCACAAAATGGCGAAGCAGAAGTGTAAAGACGACGCTATCAATGCCAACGGTATAG CTGATAAAAACATCCCCAACAGTTCAAACGTCGCAGTGGAGGTGACGCCGCCCATGAACGGTGTCGCAGGAGGGGACGAG ggtgaggaagaggatgatgaagacCAGCCTCTGAGTCTGGCCTGGCCTGAAACCAACAGGAAAAGAGTCACTTACCTAATTATCCTGCCCATTGTCCTACCACTGTGGCTCACACTGCCCGACGTCAGGAGAGag AGCTCAGAGAGGTTCTTCCCCGTGACTTTCATCGGCGCCATTTCTTGGATTGCTTTCTTCTCCTACCTGATGGTGTGGTGGGCTCACCAG GTTGGAGAGACGTTCTGGATCACAGAGGAGATCATGGGTCTGACCATATTAGCAGCCGGCACTTCAATCCCCGACCTGATCACCAGTGTAATTGTGGCGAGAAAAGGCCTCGGGGACATGGCCGTGTCCAGCTCTGTGGGCTCCAACATCTTTGACATCACTGTGgg CCTGCCATTCCCCTGGCTCATCTACAACATCATCAACGACTTCAAGCCGGTACAGGTGAGCAGCAACGGCTTGTTCTGCGCCatcgtcctcctcttcatcatgcTCCTCTTCGTCATCATCTCCATCGCGTCTTGCAAGTGGAGAATGAGCAAGATGCTGGGCCTCTTCATGTTCGTGCTCTACTTCGTGTTCCTCATCATCAGTGTCATGCTGGAGGACAAGATCATCACCTGTCCTGTCACCGTCTGA
- the slc24a2 gene encoding sodium/potassium/calcium exchanger 2-like isoform X3 → MDFMLPMRSQDRKASSSSPLLGPRSNCRRKHYQSVKRKLRPGRIFGFVISLVVVCIVGSWSAFSLATMVAKELGPNGEGSAEDAVPHRTLLQYNNLSAAPDDTPVAMRSSEIEMNHGDYPTDYFTVEDRRQGFVVFHMFGMLYMFIALAIVCDEFFVPALTVITEKLQISDDVAGATFMAAGGSAPELFTSVIGVFVSHSNVGIGTIVGSAVFNILFVIGMCALFSKEVLNLTWWPLFRDVSFYIVGLLMLIYFFLDNQIVMGESISLLMCYSCYVTFMKFNRKVELFIKGCLGSNQVDELESAPKCGNQQQHKPETESEQEVAPVDDENKLMAKPRLQREGSCASLHNSLMRNSIFQLMIHTLDPLSDEGMGRFKEKASILHKMAKQKCKDDAINANGIADKNIPNSSNVAVEVTPPMNGVAGGDEGEEEDDEDQPLSLAWPETNRKRVTYLIILPIVLPLWLTLPDVRRESSERFFPVTFIGAISWIAFFSYLMVWWAHQVGETFWITEEIMGLTILAAGTSIPDLITSVIVARKGLGDMAVSSSVGSNIFDITVGLPFPWLIYNIINDFKPVQVSSNGLFCAIVLLFIMLLFVIISIASCKWRMSKMLGLFMFVLYFVFLIISVMLEDKIITCPVTV, encoded by the exons ATGGATTTCATGCTACCCATGAGAAGTCAAGACAGGAAGGcttcctccagctctcctctTCTGGGACCTCGCAGCAACTGCAGAAGGAAACATTACCAGAGCGTCAAGAGAAAGCTGCGGCCTGGACGGATCTTTGGCTTCGTCATCAGCCTGGTGGTGGTCTGCATAGTGGGTTCATGGAGTGCCTTTTCGCTGGCCACGATGGTGGCCAAAGAGCTGGGACCAAATGGCGAGGGCTCAGCAGAGGATGCAGTGCCCCACAGAACTCTTCTGCAATACAACAACCTCTCAGCAGCGCCAGACGACACACCGGTGGCCATGCGATCATCTGAGATAGAAATGAATCACGGAGACTACCCAACGGACTACTTCACCGTGGAGGACAGACGTCAGGGCTTTGTGGTGTTTCATATGTTTGGTATGCTCTACATGTTCATAGCCTTAGCCATCGTCTGCGATGAGTTTTTTGTACCTGCACTAACTGTTatcacagagaagctgcagatctctGATGATGTCGCAGGAGCCACCTTCATGGCTGCAGGCGGCTCAGCCCCAGAGCTCTTCACCTCTGTCATTGGAGTCTTTGTCTCCCACAGTAATGTAGGTATCGGCACCATCGTGGGCTCCGCTGTATTCAACATCCTGTTTGTGATCGGGATGTGCGCCCTGTTCTCCAAAGAGGTGTTGAACCTCACCTGGTGGCCTCTGTTCAGAGACGTCTCCTTCTATATCGTTGGCCTGCTCATGCTCATCTATTTCTTTCTGGATAATCAAATTGTGATGGGGGAAAGTATCAGCCTGCTGATGTGCTACTCCTGCTATGTGACATTCATGAAGTTCAATCGCAAAGTAGAACTGTTCATCAAGGGCTGCCTGGGCAGCAACCAGGTGGACGAGCTGGAGAGTGCACCCAAG TGTGGCaatcaacagcaacacaaaccgGAGACAGAGTCAGAACAG GAGGTTGCACCAGTAGACGATGAGAACAAACTGATG GCGAAGCCCCGGCTGCAGAGGGAGGGCAGCTGTGCTTCTCTACACAACTCACTAATGAGAAACAGCATCTTCCAGCTCATGATCCACACCCTGGACCCGCTGAGCGATGAAGGTATGG GACGTTTCAAAGAGAAAGCGTCGATTCTTCACAAAATGGCGAAGCAGAAGTGTAAAGACGACGCTATCAATGCCAACGGTATAG CTGATAAAAACATCCCCAACAGTTCAAACGTCGCAGTGGAGGTGACGCCGCCCATGAACGGTGTCGCAGGAGGGGACGAG ggtgaggaagaggatgatgaagacCAGCCTCTGAGTCTGGCCTGGCCTGAAACCAACAGGAAAAGAGTCACTTACCTAATTATCCTGCCCATTGTCCTACCACTGTGGCTCACACTGCCCGACGTCAGGAGAGag AGCTCAGAGAGGTTCTTCCCCGTGACTTTCATCGGCGCCATTTCTTGGATTGCTTTCTTCTCCTACCTGATGGTGTGGTGGGCTCACCAG GTTGGAGAGACGTTCTGGATCACAGAGGAGATCATGGGTCTGACCATATTAGCAGCCGGCACTTCAATCCCCGACCTGATCACCAGTGTAATTGTGGCGAGAAAAGGCCTCGGGGACATGGCCGTGTCCAGCTCTGTGGGCTCCAACATCTTTGACATCACTGTGgg CCTGCCATTCCCCTGGCTCATCTACAACATCATCAACGACTTCAAGCCGGTACAGGTGAGCAGCAACGGCTTGTTCTGCGCCatcgtcctcctcttcatcatgcTCCTCTTCGTCATCATCTCCATCGCGTCTTGCAAGTGGAGAATGAGCAAGATGCTGGGCCTCTTCATGTTCGTGCTCTACTTCGTGTTCCTCATCATCAGTGTCATGCTGGAGGACAAGATCATCACCTGTCCTGTCACCGTCTGA
- the slc24a2 gene encoding sodium/potassium/calcium exchanger 2-like isoform X1, with amino-acid sequence MDFMLPMRSQDRKASSSSPLLGPRSNCRRKHYQSVKRKLRPGRIFGFVISLVVVCIVGSWSAFSLATMVAKELGPNGEGSAEDAVPHRTLLQYNNLSAAPDDTPVAMRSSEIEMNHGDYPTDYFTVEDRRQGFVVFHMFGMLYMFIALAIVCDEFFVPALTVITEKLQISDDVAGATFMAAGGSAPELFTSVIGVFVSHSNVGIGTIVGSAVFNILFVIGMCALFSKEVLNLTWWPLFRDVSFYIVGLLMLIYFFLDNQIVMGESISLLMCYSCYVTFMKFNRKVELFIKGCLGSNQVDELESAPKCGNQQQHKPETESEQEVAPVDDENKLMAKPRLQREGSCASLHNSLMRNSIFQLMIHTLDPLSDEGMGRFKEKASILHKMAKQKCKDDAINANGIGVLPQAQASRSAISDKNIPNSSNVAVEVTPPMNGVAGGDEGEEEDDEDQPLSLAWPETNRKRVTYLIILPIVLPLWLTLPDVRRESSERFFPVTFIGAISWIAFFSYLMVWWAHQVGETFWITEEIMGLTILAAGTSIPDLITSVIVARKGLGDMAVSSSVGSNIFDITVGLPFPWLIYNIINDFKPVQVSSNGLFCAIVLLFIMLLFVIISIASCKWRMSKMLGLFMFVLYFVFLIISVMLEDKIITCPVTV; translated from the exons ATGGATTTCATGCTACCCATGAGAAGTCAAGACAGGAAGGcttcctccagctctcctctTCTGGGACCTCGCAGCAACTGCAGAAGGAAACATTACCAGAGCGTCAAGAGAAAGCTGCGGCCTGGACGGATCTTTGGCTTCGTCATCAGCCTGGTGGTGGTCTGCATAGTGGGTTCATGGAGTGCCTTTTCGCTGGCCACGATGGTGGCCAAAGAGCTGGGACCAAATGGCGAGGGCTCAGCAGAGGATGCAGTGCCCCACAGAACTCTTCTGCAATACAACAACCTCTCAGCAGCGCCAGACGACACACCGGTGGCCATGCGATCATCTGAGATAGAAATGAATCACGGAGACTACCCAACGGACTACTTCACCGTGGAGGACAGACGTCAGGGCTTTGTGGTGTTTCATATGTTTGGTATGCTCTACATGTTCATAGCCTTAGCCATCGTCTGCGATGAGTTTTTTGTACCTGCACTAACTGTTatcacagagaagctgcagatctctGATGATGTCGCAGGAGCCACCTTCATGGCTGCAGGCGGCTCAGCCCCAGAGCTCTTCACCTCTGTCATTGGAGTCTTTGTCTCCCACAGTAATGTAGGTATCGGCACCATCGTGGGCTCCGCTGTATTCAACATCCTGTTTGTGATCGGGATGTGCGCCCTGTTCTCCAAAGAGGTGTTGAACCTCACCTGGTGGCCTCTGTTCAGAGACGTCTCCTTCTATATCGTTGGCCTGCTCATGCTCATCTATTTCTTTCTGGATAATCAAATTGTGATGGGGGAAAGTATCAGCCTGCTGATGTGCTACTCCTGCTATGTGACATTCATGAAGTTCAATCGCAAAGTAGAACTGTTCATCAAGGGCTGCCTGGGCAGCAACCAGGTGGACGAGCTGGAGAGTGCACCCAAG TGTGGCaatcaacagcaacacaaaccgGAGACAGAGTCAGAACAG GAGGTTGCACCAGTAGACGATGAGAACAAACTGATG GCGAAGCCCCGGCTGCAGAGGGAGGGCAGCTGTGCTTCTCTACACAACTCACTAATGAGAAACAGCATCTTCCAGCTCATGATCCACACCCTGGACCCGCTGAGCGATGAAGGTATGG GACGTTTCAAAGAGAAAGCGTCGATTCTTCACAAAATGGCGAAGCAGAAGTGTAAAGACGACGCTATCAATGCCAACGGTATAG GAGTCCTTCCCCAGGCACAAGCATCAAGGAGTGCAATTT CTGATAAAAACATCCCCAACAGTTCAAACGTCGCAGTGGAGGTGACGCCGCCCATGAACGGTGTCGCAGGAGGGGACGAG ggtgaggaagaggatgatgaagacCAGCCTCTGAGTCTGGCCTGGCCTGAAACCAACAGGAAAAGAGTCACTTACCTAATTATCCTGCCCATTGTCCTACCACTGTGGCTCACACTGCCCGACGTCAGGAGAGag AGCTCAGAGAGGTTCTTCCCCGTGACTTTCATCGGCGCCATTTCTTGGATTGCTTTCTTCTCCTACCTGATGGTGTGGTGGGCTCACCAG GTTGGAGAGACGTTCTGGATCACAGAGGAGATCATGGGTCTGACCATATTAGCAGCCGGCACTTCAATCCCCGACCTGATCACCAGTGTAATTGTGGCGAGAAAAGGCCTCGGGGACATGGCCGTGTCCAGCTCTGTGGGCTCCAACATCTTTGACATCACTGTGgg CCTGCCATTCCCCTGGCTCATCTACAACATCATCAACGACTTCAAGCCGGTACAGGTGAGCAGCAACGGCTTGTTCTGCGCCatcgtcctcctcttcatcatgcTCCTCTTCGTCATCATCTCCATCGCGTCTTGCAAGTGGAGAATGAGCAAGATGCTGGGCCTCTTCATGTTCGTGCTCTACTTCGTGTTCCTCATCATCAGTGTCATGCTGGAGGACAAGATCATCACCTGTCCTGTCACCGTCTGA
- the LOC133953897 gene encoding sialic acid synthase-like has protein sequence MPLKFELCPDRMIGGNHPCFIIAEIGQNHQGDIEIAKKMIKMAKDCGADCAKFQKSELEHKFNKRALERPYTSKQSWGKTYGEHKRHLEFSHEQYRELQKYAKEVGIYFTASGMDEMAVEFLHELDVPFFKVGSGDTNNFPYLEKTAKKGRPMVVSSGMQSMETMRRVYQTVKKHNQNFAILQCTSAYPLEAEDVNLRVIAEYQKEFPDIPIGYSGHESGIDISVAAVALGAKIIERHVTLDKTWKGSDHEASLVPSELTELVRSIRLVERALGSGVKQMLPCEKPCHDKLGKSVVAKVKIPSGTVLTLDMLTVKVAEPMGVAAEDIYQLVGKKVTEDVKEDESVVPGVVDNYGKRAKC, from the exons ATGCCTCTTAAGTTTGAGCTGTGTCCGGACCGAATGATCGGAGGAAACCATCCGTGTTTCATCATCGCTGAGATCGGACAGAATCACCAGGGGGACATTGAGATTGCCAAGAAAATGATCAAAATGGCAAAG GACTGTGGAGCTGACTGTGCCAAATTTCAGAAGAGCGAATTAGAGCACAAGTTTAACAAGCGAGCCTTGGAGCGCCCCTACACCTCCAAACAGTCCTGGGGGAAGACGTACGGTGAGCACAAGCGACACCTGGAGTTCAGCCACGAGCAGTACAGGGAGCTGCAGAAATATGCAAAGGAAGTGGGGATCTACTTCACTGCCTCAGGGATGGATGAG aTGGCAGTGGAGTTTCTCCATGAGCTCGATGTGCCTTTCTTCAAAGTGGGATCAGGAGACACCAACAACTTCCCCTATCTGGAGAAGACTGCCAAGAAGG gACGTCCCATGGTGGTGTCCAGCGGGATGCAGTCCATGGAGACGATGCGTCGGGTCTACCAGACGGTGAAAAAGCACAACCAGAACTTCGCCATCCTGCAGTGCACCAGCGCCTACCCACTGGAGGCTGAGGACGTCAACCTCCGAGTGATCGCT GAATACCAGAAGGAATTTCCTGACATTCCCATCGGGTATTCTGGCCACGAGTCTGGGATCGATATTTCCGTGGCGGCCGTAGCTCTTGGGGCAAAGATCATCGAGCGCCACGTGACCTTGGACAAGACTTGGAAAGGAAGCGACCATGAAGCCTCCCTGGTGCCCTCAGAGCTGACCGAGCTGGTCCGCTCCATCCGGCTGGTGGAGAGGGCGCTGGGCAGTGGCGTTAAGCAGATGTTACCCTGCGAGAAGCCATGTCATGATAAG TTGGGTAAGTCCGTGGTGGCCAAAGTGAAAATCCCCAGTGGAACCGTTCTGACTCTGGACATGCTGACGGTAAAGGTGGCCGAGCCCATGGGCGTCGCAGCCGAGGACATCTACCAGCTGGTCGGCAAAAAGGTGACAGAGGACGTGAAGGAGGACGAGAGCGTGGTGCCGGGGGTGGTGGACAACTACGGCAAAAGGGCAAAGTGCTGA